In the Acidobacteriota bacterium genome, one interval contains:
- a CDS encoding biotin/lipoyl-containing protein → MDLIVSQGDRQEEVRVERTPEGYRVRVGETEYQVASADAGAGLRSLLIQRPHQDSGEDLMENGGHGEHYEVSVYRQRDSSYLVEAGGCHPPSAPVSVADPLTHLARETMAAAGVGGTVQVTAYMPGRVTAVLVEEGAEVTEGQGVLVLEAMKMENEIAAEKDGTLTRILVEEGAAVEGGDPLFEIE, encoded by the coding sequence ATGGACCTGATCGTCAGCCAGGGAGATCGTCAAGAAGAAGTGCGCGTCGAGCGCACTCCCGAGGGCTATCGGGTGCGGGTCGGCGAGACGGAGTACCAGGTGGCGTCGGCGGACGCCGGTGCCGGTCTGCGCAGCCTGTTGATCCAGCGCCCCCATCAGGATTCGGGCGAGGATTTGATGGAGAACGGCGGCCATGGGGAGCACTACGAGGTCTCCGTCTACCGCCAGCGGGACTCCAGCTATCTGGTAGAGGCCGGCGGTTGCCACCCACCCTCCGCGCCGGTGAGCGTCGCCGATCCCTTGACCCACCTGGCTCGCGAGACCATGGCCGCCGCCGGCGTCGGCGGCACGGTGCAGGTCACCGCCTACATGCCCGGCCGGGTGACGGCGGTGCTGGTGGAGGAGGGGGCCGAGGTCACCGAAGGCCAGGGAGTGTTGGTCCTCGAAGCGATGAAGATGGAGAACGAGATCGCCGCGGAGAAGGACGGTACCCTCACCCGCATCCTGGTGGAAGAGGGGGCCGCCGTGGAAGGCGGTGACCCGCTCTTCGAGATCGAATAG
- a CDS encoding PilT/PilU family type 4a pilus ATPase, with translation MALFSSKKTPLQSLLAGDWQNTDERDIFLKELRSSSPRAVELQPLLWHTDPKVRTTGAELFLAKPDGAAVKELLTSFSRRPPQAQQAVMPLLGRLPAELVTGAVDDLLSSAQGAEQGAAWELAMALPGQLRARYLERGLQEAPPALRLKALQRLTQGGQVERYQKAVAAATKVRDPRVRKAALEALAAVRSPDVLPLMVERLGDGDEAVRGVAETYLRRVAQEQPTAMREAMTRLLTRGSDDARHLAMHILLECGSPQEVVPHVLELCQGMAGWLRSRVMDSLRSAGDKVLGVALSLMQQADSPVRTEAIMMLAEGYDDPRLVEPFCRLLGDPDWWLRVTACQVLGNLGDTRAVPALVKTLEDPDTRWAAVDALAQIGAPQSLKPLSQLLRDPRPEVRMEVLQAFSRFNDERLVPVLQSVRDKDADADVRGRAADILQHMGQQAKAEGAAATDASRLASPLDKLLLRIREMGASDLHLTVGEPPLVRVDGVLRRMDGVGKLAPEHTRAYVQSILDEGQRQELEKDGGLDFCHVTEGVGRYRANAYVQRRGICASFRVIANTPPSFEDLRLPYRLKELLDFHQGIIIISGPAGSGKSTTLTALANLINDTKPLHVITLEDPIEFIHPIKTALINQRQVGRDTRTFATGLRAALREDPDVIVVGDLRDADTMGLALQAAETGHLVIATLHTTSAVQTIDRLVDSFPPEEQAQVRTSLSESLKYVVCQRLLPHKSGKGRVAMFEIIKGTLSIGNKIRKNETFLIPGLMQIGMSIGMRTRDQALQELVDADLITRETAAGIADKPARFGAAAASAASSATAGGAPS, from the coding sequence ATGGCCCTGTTCAGTAGCAAGAAGACCCCACTGCAATCCCTCCTCGCTGGCGATTGGCAGAACACCGACGAGCGCGACATCTTTCTCAAAGAGCTGCGTTCCTCCTCACCGCGGGCCGTCGAGCTGCAGCCTCTGCTCTGGCATACCGACCCGAAGGTCCGCACCACCGGTGCCGAGCTCTTTCTCGCCAAGCCCGACGGGGCGGCGGTGAAGGAGCTCCTGACCTCCTTTTCTCGCCGCCCTCCCCAGGCCCAGCAGGCGGTGATGCCGCTTCTGGGGCGGCTGCCGGCGGAGCTGGTCACCGGCGCCGTGGACGATCTCTTGAGCTCCGCCCAGGGCGCTGAGCAGGGCGCCGCTTGGGAGCTTGCTATGGCCCTACCGGGACAGCTGCGGGCGCGCTATCTGGAGCGAGGCCTCCAGGAAGCGCCGCCGGCGCTGCGGCTCAAGGCTCTGCAGCGGCTGACTCAAGGCGGCCAGGTCGAGCGCTATCAAAAGGCGGTGGCGGCGGCCACCAAGGTGCGCGACCCGCGGGTGCGCAAGGCAGCCCTGGAGGCGCTGGCAGCGGTGCGCTCCCCCGATGTGCTGCCGCTGATGGTGGAGCGGTTGGGCGACGGCGACGAGGCCGTGCGCGGGGTGGCGGAAACCTATTTGCGCCGCGTCGCCCAGGAGCAGCCGACGGCCATGCGCGAAGCCATGACCCGGCTGCTCACCCGCGGCAGTGACGACGCCCGTCATCTCGCCATGCACATCCTGCTCGAGTGCGGCTCGCCCCAGGAGGTCGTGCCCCACGTGCTGGAGCTTTGCCAGGGCATGGCGGGCTGGCTGCGCAGCCGGGTGATGGACTCGCTGCGCTCCGCCGGCGACAAAGTGCTCGGTGTGGCCCTGTCGCTGATGCAGCAGGCCGACTCTCCGGTGCGTACGGAAGCGATCATGATGCTCGCCGAAGGCTATGACGATCCCCGGCTGGTGGAGCCCTTCTGCCGTCTCCTGGGGGATCCCGACTGGTGGCTGCGGGTCACCGCCTGTCAGGTGCTGGGAAACCTCGGAGACACTCGCGCCGTACCGGCCCTGGTCAAGACCCTGGAGGATCCCGACACTCGCTGGGCGGCGGTGGACGCCCTGGCTCAGATCGGTGCGCCCCAGTCCTTGAAGCCCCTGAGCCAGCTGCTGCGGGATCCACGGCCGGAGGTGCGCATGGAGGTGCTCCAGGCCTTTTCGCGCTTCAACGACGAGCGCCTGGTGCCGGTGCTGCAATCGGTGCGGGACAAAGATGCGGACGCCGACGTGCGCGGCCGTGCCGCCGACATCCTCCAGCATATGGGCCAGCAGGCCAAGGCGGAGGGTGCTGCGGCGACGGACGCGAGCCGCCTCGCCAGCCCGCTGGACAAGCTGCTGCTGCGCATCCGTGAGATGGGTGCCAGCGATCTCCACCTCACCGTCGGCGAGCCGCCGCTGGTGCGGGTGGACGGCGTGCTGCGGCGCATGGACGGGGTGGGCAAGCTAGCACCGGAGCACACCCGCGCCTACGTCCAGAGCATCCTCGACGAGGGCCAACGACAAGAGCTGGAGAAGGACGGGGGTCTCGACTTCTGTCACGTCACCGAGGGTGTGGGACGCTACCGGGCCAATGCCTACGTCCAGCGCCGCGGCATCTGTGCTTCTTTTCGCGTCATCGCCAACACGCCGCCGAGCTTCGAGGATTTGCGCCTGCCCTACCGCCTCAAGGAGCTGTTGGACTTCCACCAGGGCATCATCATCATTTCCGGACCCGCCGGCAGCGGCAAGAGCACCACCCTCACGGCCCTGGCCAACCTGATCAACGACACCAAGCCGCTGCACGTGATCACCTTGGAAGACCCCATCGAATTCATTCATCCCATCAAGACCGCTCTGATCAACCAGCGCCAGGTGGGCCGCGATACTCGCACCTTCGCCACCGGCCTGCGGGCGGCGCTGCGAGAGGATCCGGACGTCATCGTGGTGGGCGATCTGCGCGATGCGGACACCATGGGATTGGCCCTCCAGGCGGCCGAGACGGGACATTTGGTCATCGCCACCCTGCACACCACCAGCGCGGTGCAGACCATCGACCGCTTGGTGGACAGCTTCCCGCCGGAGGAACAGGCGCAGGTGCGCACCTCCCTGTCGGAGAGCTTGAAATACGTGGTCTGTCAGCGCCTGCTGCCGCACAAGAGCGGCAAGGGCCGGGTGGCCATGTTCGAGATCATCAAGGGCACCCTGAGCATCGGAAACAAGATTCGCAAGAACGAGACCTTCCTGATTCCGGGCCTGATGCAGATCGGTATGTCCATCGGCATGCGCACCCGGGATCAGGCGCTGCAAGAGCTGGTGGACGCCGACCTCATCACCCGGGAGACCGCCGCCGGAATCGCGGACAAGCCGGCGCGTTTCGGCGCGGCGGCCGCCTCGGCAGCCTCTTCAGCGACGGCCGGAGGAGCCCCCTCATGA
- a CDS encoding type IV pilus twitching motility protein PilT translates to MSDGPAQQQPAQQQPAQKPAQQTAQQTAGTAPPAAPKTAAAGSRRIDRFLKLTADRGASDLHISCGRPPMLRRSGRLEAVRYRVIDERDFEVLMKPATPEANWSQFEERGDADFAYEVEGLARFRVNLFRQQRGPGAVFRLIPSQIMTLTDLGLPDSLRTLLDLKAGLVLVTGPTGSGKSTTLAAILHEINQRRPLHFITIEDPIEFVHENHRCLISQRELGTHTPSFAHALRMALREDPDAILVGEMRDLETIEIALGAADTGLLVFGTLHTNSAAKTIDRLVSVFPASRSDEVRGVLSSVTRGIVAQQLLPRKEGGRVAAVELLLTTPALVSSIREGKSHQIPDIISGGKKQGMVAMDESLRALVEDDVVEPQDALDKALDKDSMRRFLKERGAELAADIEE, encoded by the coding sequence ATGAGCGACGGCCCCGCCCAACAGCAGCCCGCCCAGCAGCAGCCTGCACAGAAGCCGGCCCAGCAGACGGCCCAGCAGACGGCGGGTACCGCGCCCCCGGCGGCCCCCAAGACCGCTGCCGCAGGATCGCGGCGCATCGATCGCTTCCTCAAGCTCACCGCCGACCGCGGCGCTTCCGATCTTCACATCTCCTGCGGCCGCCCGCCCATGCTGCGGCGCTCCGGCAGGCTCGAGGCGGTGCGCTACCGGGTGATCGACGAGCGCGACTTCGAGGTCTTGATGAAGCCGGCGACGCCGGAGGCGAATTGGAGTCAATTCGAGGAGCGGGGGGACGCCGACTTCGCCTACGAGGTCGAGGGCTTGGCGCGTTTCCGCGTCAACCTCTTCCGCCAGCAGCGCGGCCCCGGGGCGGTCTTCCGGCTGATTCCCAGCCAGATCATGACCCTCACGGACCTCGGCTTGCCGGACAGCCTGCGCACCCTCCTCGACCTCAAGGCCGGCCTGGTGCTGGTCACCGGCCCCACCGGCTCGGGCAAGAGCACCACCCTGGCGGCGATCCTCCACGAGATCAACCAGCGCCGCCCGCTGCACTTCATCACCATCGAGGACCCCATCGAGTTCGTGCACGAGAACCACCGCTGTCTAATCAGCCAGCGGGAGCTGGGCACCCATACGCCGAGCTTCGCCCACGCCTTGCGCATGGCGCTGCGGGAGGATCCGGACGCCATCCTGGTGGGCGAGATGCGCGACCTGGAGACCATCGAGATCGCCCTCGGCGCGGCGGATACCGGCCTGCTGGTCTTCGGCACCCTGCACACCAACTCCGCCGCCAAGACCATCGACCGCCTGGTCAGCGTCTTTCCCGCCAGCCGCTCCGACGAGGTGCGGGGCGTGCTCTCGTCGGTGACCCGCGGCATCGTGGCCCAGCAGCTGCTGCCGCGCAAGGAGGGCGGCCGGGTGGCGGCGGTGGAGCTGCTGCTCACCACCCCGGCGCTGGTCTCCTCCATCCGCGAGGGCAAGAGCCACCAGATCCCGGACATCATCAGCGGCGGCAAGAAGCAGGGCATGGTGGCCATGGACGAGAGCCTGCGGGCATTGGTGGAGGATGATGTCGTCGAGCCCCAGGATGCCCTCGACAAGGCGCTGGACAAGGACTCCATGCGCCGCTTCCTCAAAGAGCGCGGTGCCGAGCTGGCGGCGGATATCGAAGAATAG
- a CDS encoding tetratricopeptide repeat protein, with protein MHHRNLQPSTRALALPALSRQVALQLLRGMLILLFALPAAAGTWQEGVEAYKSGHLEEAARLFQIQTETHPDYAPAHFLLGSSLRRLQRPQEAVGSLERALELSAAQDSAAVPVDYRLELGMALAAAGQPDRSFEVLSALRLSQVPEARRKAYGQTLGVAAVGSGRTAELRPALEKLVADDGGHSELWLALAQAREQGGAAAAAFDAYARALELAPKPSTLQLTLRAAQLAEQQLPNEAEAARSQRYRRVAELAAAVKGDPKAVLLAGDAALRGGALEQARASYQQAAKAGGGEALYGLARTSVAQGEPERALEELAKAQAVQPSPELASRIQRTRGQALHALGRYTEAAAAYTSSGDPEKAAEMERFAELAEGNEEFDRKVAECRQRQREVDELRAEQSPLLPEGELEGLEAQLSAMMADCRPYLDAAVAAR; from the coding sequence ATGCACCATCGAAATCTTCAGCCTTCGACCCGAGCCCTCGCCCTTCCAGCGCTTTCCAGGCAGGTGGCCTTGCAGCTTCTCCGCGGGATGCTGATCCTGCTCTTCGCCCTCCCCGCTGCGGCGGGTACCTGGCAGGAGGGCGTCGAGGCCTATAAGAGCGGGCACCTGGAGGAGGCGGCGCGGCTCTTCCAGATCCAAACCGAAACCCATCCCGACTACGCTCCGGCGCACTTTCTTCTCGGCTCGTCCCTGCGTCGTTTGCAGCGTCCCCAGGAGGCGGTGGGCTCTCTCGAGCGAGCGCTGGAGCTGAGCGCGGCGCAGGACTCGGCGGCGGTTCCCGTCGACTACCGGCTGGAGCTGGGTATGGCCCTGGCGGCGGCGGGGCAGCCGGATCGGTCCTTCGAAGTTCTCAGCGCCTTGCGTCTCAGCCAGGTGCCGGAAGCGCGCCGCAAGGCCTATGGGCAGACTCTAGGAGTGGCAGCGGTGGGATCCGGCCGCACCGCCGAGCTGCGGCCGGCGCTGGAGAAGCTGGTGGCCGACGACGGCGGTCACAGTGAGCTGTGGCTGGCCCTGGCCCAGGCCCGGGAACAAGGTGGCGCCGCCGCGGCGGCCTTCGACGCCTACGCCCGCGCCCTGGAGCTGGCTCCCAAGCCCTCCACCTTGCAGCTGACCCTGCGGGCGGCGCAACTCGCCGAGCAGCAGCTGCCCAACGAGGCCGAGGCCGCTCGCAGCCAGCGCTATCGGCGGGTCGCCGAGCTGGCGGCGGCGGTGAAGGGAGACCCCAAGGCGGTGCTGCTGGCCGGTGATGCAGCCCTCCGCGGCGGCGCTTTGGAGCAGGCCCGGGCCAGCTATCAACAGGCGGCGAAAGCCGGCGGTGGGGAGGCCCTCTACGGCCTCGCCCGCACTTCGGTGGCCCAGGGAGAGCCGGAGCGGGCCCTCGAAGAACTGGCCAAGGCGCAAGCAGTCCAGCCTTCGCCGGAGCTGGCCTCCCGCATCCAGCGGACCCGTGGCCAGGCTCTCCACGCCCTCGGCCGCTACACCGAGGCCGCCGCGGCCTACACCTCCTCCGGTGACCCGGAGAAGGCTGCCGAGATGGAGCGCTTCGCCGAGCTCGCCGAGGGCAACGAAGAGTTCGACCGCAAGGTGGCGGAGTGTCGCCAGCGCCAGCGGGAGGTGGACGAGCTCCGCGCCGAGCAGAGCCCGCTGCTGCCGGAGGGAGAGCTGGAGGGCTTGGAAGCCCAGCTATCAGCGATGATGGCGGATTGCCGCCCTTACCTGGACGCGGCGGTGGCGGCGCGGTGA
- a CDS encoding Fic family protein, with amino-acid sequence MLFDIDKLDLEEIEVLSMIEQLRKELGFAVAPRRWSGFLRRNTFARAIRGSNSIEGYNVTIDDAMAAVEGEEPLDPKTEAWAAVNGYRMAMTLVLQKSDDPHFEYSAGFLNSLHFMMVGHELAKNPGRWRSGPIFVRDNSTDETVYEGPEPDLVPKLMQELIRRANEDQITEPMIKAAMGHLNLVMIHPYSDGNGRMARAFQTLILARSVGTLSPIFVSIEEYLGRNTREYYKVLAEVGGGRWQPSRNVKPWIRFCLKAHYRQAATLKQRAQRLQYLFDEIERLCKKRGLPERSIAPLGEAASGLRIRNSTYRRLADISDVTATRDLRTLVETGVLEARGKKRGRYYVAAQPLLEIAKKVGGHLKVGDPFKMLRTN; translated from the coding sequence ATGCTATTCGACATAGACAAGCTCGACTTAGAAGAGATCGAAGTGCTGAGCATGATCGAGCAACTAAGGAAAGAGCTTGGGTTTGCCGTTGCCCCCCGCCGGTGGTCCGGCTTTCTTCGCCGAAACACTTTCGCCCGGGCCATCCGTGGATCCAATAGCATCGAAGGCTACAACGTAACCATCGACGATGCGATGGCGGCGGTAGAAGGAGAAGAGCCGCTAGATCCCAAGACCGAAGCCTGGGCTGCCGTCAACGGATATCGCATGGCAATGACCTTGGTGCTGCAGAAGTCCGACGACCCCCACTTCGAGTACTCTGCCGGTTTCCTCAACTCTCTTCACTTCATGATGGTGGGGCACGAGCTAGCCAAGAATCCTGGTCGGTGGCGCTCTGGACCGATCTTCGTACGGGACAACTCAACAGACGAGACGGTATACGAAGGGCCGGAGCCCGATCTCGTGCCCAAGCTGATGCAGGAGCTGATCCGCAGAGCTAATGAGGACCAAATCACTGAACCGATGATCAAGGCCGCCATGGGGCACCTGAACCTGGTCATGATCCACCCCTACTCTGACGGCAACGGTCGCATGGCTCGCGCATTCCAGACGCTGATCTTGGCTAGATCCGTTGGCACTCTGAGTCCGATCTTCGTCAGCATCGAAGAATATCTCGGCCGCAACACTCGCGAATACTACAAAGTCCTGGCAGAGGTCGGCGGAGGCCGATGGCAACCATCAAGGAACGTGAAGCCTTGGATCCGCTTTTGCCTGAAGGCACACTACAGACAGGCTGCAACGCTGAAGCAACGAGCCCAACGACTCCAGTATCTCTTCGACGAGATCGAAAGGTTGTGTAAAAAGCGGGGGCTTCCGGAAAGAAGCATTGCCCCTCTGGGAGAGGCGGCGTCGGGCCTCCGAATCAGGAATTCCACCTATCGAAGACTAGCCGACATTTCGGACGTCACCGCTACCAGAGACCTCCGGACCCTAGTAGAGACCGGAGTACTCGAAGCGAGAGGAAAAAAGAGAGGCCGTTATTACGTAGCAGCTCAGCCGCTCTTGGAGATTGCCAAGAAGGTCGGAGGGCACCTTAAGGTTGGGGACCCCTTTAAAATGCTAAGAACCAACTAA
- a CDS encoding dodecin family protein — protein MSVAKVTEITSSSTVSFEDAIKIGIARASKTLKDITGAWVAEQKVKVDGGKVTEWRVTMKVTFVLND, from the coding sequence ATGTCCGTAGCGAAAGTTACCGAGATTACTTCCTCCTCCACCGTCAGCTTCGAAGACGCCATCAAGATCGGCATTGCCCGTGCCAGCAAGACTTTGAAGGACATCACCGGTGCCTGGGTCGCCGAGCAGAAGGTCAAGGTCGACGGCGGCAAAGTCACCGAGTGGCGGGTGACCATGAAGGTCACCTTCGTGCTCAACGACTGA
- a CDS encoding M48 family metallopeptidase, which produces MPRYARRSSYGGSGRSGRSGCLGKGRLLIALVIAVVSIVSYLSTREYNPVTDEVQYVDLSPEQEVALGLQAAPQLAQQHGGLYPDEQVRRFVTQVGERIVARSDASNTPYEFDFHLLADEQTLNAFALPGGQIFVTAAMMNALETEGELAGVLAHEIGHVVARHGAEHMAKQKLTQGLTGAAVIAAYDPNNPRGTQASAAVAAMIGQLVNMRYGRSDEIESDVLGVRFTADAGYDPRSMIRVMEVLRDAGGGNRPVEFFSTHPNPDNRIARIQQAIEETFPNGVPDGLKP; this is translated from the coding sequence ATGCCCCGATACGCTCGTCGCTCATCCTACGGCGGTTCCGGCCGCTCCGGCCGCTCCGGCTGCTTGGGCAAAGGCCGGCTGCTCATCGCTCTGGTCATCGCCGTCGTGTCGATCGTTTCTTACCTCAGCACCCGGGAATACAATCCGGTCACCGACGAGGTGCAATACGTCGACCTGTCGCCGGAGCAGGAGGTCGCCCTGGGACTGCAGGCGGCGCCGCAGCTGGCACAGCAGCACGGCGGTCTCTATCCCGACGAGCAAGTGCGCCGTTTCGTTACCCAGGTCGGCGAGCGCATCGTCGCGCGCAGCGACGCTTCCAACACGCCCTACGAATTCGACTTCCACCTGCTGGCGGACGAGCAAACCCTCAACGCTTTCGCCCTGCCCGGCGGTCAGATCTTCGTCACCGCGGCGATGATGAACGCGCTGGAGACCGAGGGCGAGTTGGCGGGGGTGCTAGCCCACGAGATCGGCCACGTGGTGGCCCGCCACGGCGCCGAGCACATGGCCAAACAGAAGCTCACCCAAGGCCTCACCGGAGCTGCGGTGATCGCCGCCTACGACCCCAACAACCCGCGCGGTACTCAGGCCAGCGCCGCCGTGGCGGCGATGATCGGTCAGTTGGTCAATATGCGCTACGGCCGGAGCGACGAGATCGAGAGCGACGTGCTCGGCGTGCGCTTCACCGCTGATGCCGGTTATGATCCACGCTCGATGATCCGGGTGATGGAAGTGCTGCGGGACGCCGGTGGCGGCAACCGCCCGGTAGAGTTCTTCAGCACCCATCCGAACCCGGACAACCGCATCGCGCGCATTCAGCAGGCCATCGAGGAGACCTTTCCCAACGGCGTCCCCGACGGCCTCAAGCCCTGA
- a CDS encoding NAD-dependent succinate-semialdehyde dehydrogenase has protein sequence MTLETINPATGEVLCTYQRTTTEEVRTSIEECHQAFLRWRRTDFSERAEKMRKAAEILRQRADEYAVLMAREMGKPVAGGRSEAEKCAWVCDYYAEHAESFLARETIETDAQSSFVTYQPLGVVLAVMPWNFPFWQVFRFAAPALMAGNGGLLKHASNVPGCALAIERVFLDAGFPEGLFRTLIIGSDEVDSVLENPRVMAATLTGSTPAGKAVAEKAGSLLKKTVLELGGSDPYVVLADADVEAAAKTCVTSRLINSGQSCIAAKRFIVVDEVREAFLEAFVEGMRNAKMGDPMDEDTDVGPQAREDLRDELHQQVTRSVELGAQCVLGGEVPERAGAYYPPTVLVDVAPGMPAYDEELFGPVAAVIAAPDERAALRIANDTSFGLGAAVFTRDLERGERIAAEELEAGCCFVNEFVKSDPRLPFGGIKGSGYGRELSHFGIREFVNVKTVYIA, from the coding sequence ATGACCCTCGAGACCATCAACCCCGCCACCGGCGAGGTTCTGTGTACCTACCAGCGAACCACCACCGAGGAGGTCCGCACCTCCATCGAAGAATGCCACCAGGCCTTTCTCCGCTGGCGGCGCACGGACTTCAGCGAACGCGCGGAGAAGATGCGCAAGGCCGCCGAGATCCTGCGCCAGCGGGCGGACGAGTACGCGGTGTTGATGGCTCGGGAGATGGGCAAGCCGGTAGCCGGGGGCCGCTCCGAGGCGGAGAAGTGCGCCTGGGTGTGCGACTACTACGCCGAGCACGCCGAGAGTTTTCTCGCCCGCGAGACCATCGAGACCGACGCCCAAAGCTCCTTCGTCACCTACCAGCCGCTGGGGGTGGTGCTGGCGGTGATGCCCTGGAACTTCCCCTTCTGGCAGGTCTTCCGCTTCGCCGCCCCGGCGCTCATGGCGGGCAACGGCGGCCTGCTCAAACACGCCTCCAACGTCCCCGGCTGCGCCCTGGCCATCGAACGGGTCTTTCTCGACGCGGGCTTTCCGGAGGGCCTCTTCCGCACCCTGATCATCGGCAGCGACGAGGTCGACTCGGTGCTGGAGAATCCGCGGGTGATGGCCGCCACCCTCACCGGCAGCACCCCCGCCGGCAAGGCGGTGGCGGAGAAGGCGGGTTCGCTGCTCAAGAAGACGGTTTTGGAGCTCGGCGGCAGCGACCCCTACGTGGTGCTGGCGGACGCCGACGTCGAGGCTGCGGCGAAGACCTGCGTCACCAGCCGGCTGATCAATTCCGGCCAGAGCTGCATCGCCGCCAAGCGCTTCATCGTGGTGGACGAGGTGCGGGAAGCTTTTCTCGAAGCCTTCGTAGAAGGGATGCGGAACGCCAAGATGGGCGACCCCATGGACGAGGACACGGACGTGGGCCCTCAGGCGCGGGAGGATCTGCGGGACGAGCTACACCAGCAGGTGACCCGCAGCGTCGAGCTGGGCGCGCAGTGCGTACTGGGGGGCGAGGTGCCGGAGCGCGCCGGAGCTTATTACCCGCCGACGGTACTCGTCGACGTGGCGCCGGGGATGCCGGCCTACGATGAGGAGCTCTTCGGCCCTGTGGCAGCGGTCATCGCGGCGCCGGACGAGCGCGCCGCCCTGCGCATCGCCAACGACACCAGCTTCGGCCTCGGCGCCGCGGTCTTCACCCGCGATCTGGAGCGCGGCGAGCGCATCGCTGCCGAGGAGCTAGAGGCGGGCTGCTGCTTCGTCAACGAATTCGTCAAGTCGGACCCACGACTCCCCTTCGGCGGCATCAAGGGCAGCGGCTACGGCCGCGAGCTCTCCCACTTCGGGATTCGCGAGTTCGTCAACGTCAAGACGGTGTATATCGCGTGA